In one window of Hevea brasiliensis isolate MT/VB/25A 57/8 chromosome 10, ASM3005281v1, whole genome shotgun sequence DNA:
- the LOC110668265 gene encoding uncharacterized protein LOC110668265 — protein sequence MSYLNRVYMAASVAVVQGHADQGYKWTSSFKSLQHGKRRLFPTGESSELRPLAGAAGSDRDGVPKSPRLDGVRENDESFRRVMYLNCWGQG from the coding sequence ATGAGTTACCTGAATCGTGTTTACATGGCAGCCAGCGTGGCCGTCGTTCAAGGCCATGCAGACCAAGGCTATAAATGGACATCCAGCTTCAAGTCTCTGCAGCACGGCAAGAGAAGGCTGTTCCCCACCGGAGAATCGTCGGAGCTCCGGCCACTCGCTGGAGCAGCCGGATCAGATCGCGACGGAGTTCCTAAAAGTCCTCGCTTGGACGGAGTGAGGGAAAACGATGAGTCTTTTCGACGAGTGATGTACCTAAACTGCTGGGGCCAGGGGTGA
- the LOC110668266 gene encoding E3 ubiquitin-protein ligase RING1 has translation MSRGFNNFNPPPTGDRRTGRDYGIYAPNNTDWNYPSLPMFPRLSPPQVPPGGSRGAPDDPWPHVEETLIPFHLIGFPMQPYSPTPFLVLNNGLAREPRPGIMEPRYFQASPSTQEDSRLTQDEQMKALKKLKKEIYNPVPKRISSRLCLYYRDRAEKILSERARDKEEDGKRCAVCLEDFEPKEMVMVTPCSHMFHEECIVPWVKSHGQCPVCRHALCDRIGGSAAGPSNNNNFHGLSPNDLIAILRAMGTM, from the exons ATGAGCAGAGGCTTCAACAATTTCAATCCACCCCCAACTGGGGATAGGAGAACTGGACGTGACTACGGTATCTATGCTCCTAATAACACTGACTGGAATTACCCCTCACTTCCCATGTTTCCTCGGCTCTCTCCTCCCCAGGTCCCTCCG GGTGGAAGCAGAGGGGCTCCCGATGATCCATGGCCACATGTTGAGGAGACACTGATACCTTTCCATTTAATTGG TTTTCCCATGCAACCATATTCGCCTACGCCATTCCTTGTCCTCAATAATGGCCTTGCAAGGGAGCCCCGTCCAGGAATAATGGAGCCAAGATATTTTCAGGCCTCTCCTTCCACTCAAGAAGACTCCCGATTGACCCAAGATGAGCAAATGAAGGCACTGAAGAAGTTAAAGAAAGAAATCTATAATCCTGTTCCCAAGAGGATTTCTAGTAGATTGTGCTTGTATTACAGAGACCGAGCTGAAAAGATTCTCAGTGAAAGGGCAAGGGATAAAGAAGAGGATGGAAAGAGGTGTGCAGTTTGCTTAGAAGATTTTGAGCCTAAAGAGATGGTGATGGTAACCCCATGCAGCCATATGTTTCATGAGGAATGTATTGTGCCATGGGTGAAGAGCCATGGGCAGTGCCCAGTGTGTAGGCATGCACTCTGTGACCGAATTGGAGGAAGCGCTGCAGGACCCTCAAACAATAACAACTTCCATGGTTTATCACCTAATGATCTAATTGCAATCTTAAGAGCAATGGGAACCATGTAA